The Streptomyces sp. NBC_01353 genome contains a region encoding:
- a CDS encoding methyltransferase: MTTVDPAPPPPMRLRELVFGAACAAAVRAAARLGVADALDDTPMTVEDLAAAVKTQPRTLRRLLRALSCQGVFTEHADGTFAHTEMSRLLREDDPQSLRYIALWCTEPWTWDVWPKLDEAVRSGRNVFEDVYEREFFAYLNEDAPESAYVFNRAMTTSSRQSAQDVAGLLDLHGVSSVVDIGGGQGHVLASLLEKHPDLHGTLLDLPRVVENADPRLRADGPLASRVRIVPGDCRVDIPVQADVYIIKNILEWDDDSTRRALANVRKAALPGARVVVIENLVDDTPSMRFTTAMDLLLLLNVGGAKHTRQSMVDRLTDAGLVIGEIRPVNAYLHAFECTVPA; this comes from the coding sequence ATGACGACTGTTGATCCGGCTCCCCCGCCGCCCATGCGGTTGCGGGAACTCGTTTTCGGGGCGGCATGCGCCGCCGCCGTACGCGCGGCCGCCCGCCTGGGTGTGGCGGACGCCCTGGACGACACGCCCATGACCGTGGAGGACCTGGCGGCGGCGGTCAAGACCCAGCCGCGAACACTGCGGCGGCTGCTGCGCGCCCTGTCCTGCCAGGGGGTGTTCACCGAGCACGCCGACGGCACCTTCGCGCACACGGAGATGTCCCGGCTGCTGCGCGAGGACGATCCGCAGAGCCTTCGGTACATCGCGCTGTGGTGCACCGAGCCATGGACGTGGGACGTCTGGCCGAAGCTCGACGAGGCGGTGCGCTCCGGCCGTAACGTCTTCGAGGACGTCTACGAAAGGGAGTTCTTCGCGTATCTCAACGAGGACGCGCCCGAGTCCGCGTACGTGTTCAACCGAGCCATGACGACGTCGAGCCGACAGTCGGCCCAGGACGTCGCCGGCCTGCTGGATCTGCACGGCGTGTCGTCGGTCGTGGACATCGGCGGCGGTCAGGGGCACGTCCTGGCGAGTCTGCTGGAGAAGCACCCCGACCTGCACGGCACTCTGCTCGATCTGCCGAGGGTGGTGGAGAACGCCGATCCGCGCCTGCGGGCGGACGGCCCGTTGGCCTCCCGGGTCCGTATCGTGCCCGGGGACTGCCGCGTGGACATCCCGGTCCAGGCGGACGTGTACATCATCAAGAACATTCTGGAGTGGGACGACGACAGCACCCGCAGGGCGCTGGCGAACGTCCGGAAGGCGGCGCTGCCCGGCGCCCGTGTCGTCGTGATCGAGAACCTCGTGGACGACACCCCGTCGATGAGGTTCACGACGGCCATGGACCTGCTGCTGCTCCTCAACGTCGGTGGTGCGAAGCACACCCGGCAGAGCATGGTCGACCGGCTCACGGACGCGGGTCTGGTCATCGGCGAGATCCGCCCGGTCAACGCGTATCTCCACGCCTTCGAGTGCACCGTCCCCGCCTGA
- a CDS encoding right-handed parallel beta-helix repeat-containing protein: protein MTKRQIAYLACTVALVGSGLGAAAPAAGNATVHRVKPGESIQKAVDAAKPGDTVVLSPGTYRESVRITTSNLTLRGSTVFPTVIVPGKAAADDTCAKAGHGICVTGKDGSPLKRVTVRSLTLQGFAKNGLWASRTDRLKVHRVTAEKNGNWGIALERSVHSVLTHNVARDNADAGLFVSNTTDTEAGAVDAEGTRISHNRLSGNRIGITVRRLRNLTVDRNEATGNCAAVFVVGDESTPRAGAMSLRRNHIHSNNKHCPKTPRLPFLQGSGIVLTGAEETLVAQNRIEDNVGTSPLSGGIVLFKSFVGALNERNEIRDNVVLRNGSADLANRDTGKGNTFSGNTCEVSEPAGMC from the coding sequence ATGACCAAACGACAGATCGCCTACCTGGCCTGCACCGTGGCCCTCGTGGGCTCTGGACTGGGTGCCGCCGCCCCGGCGGCCGGCAACGCGACGGTGCATCGGGTGAAGCCCGGCGAATCGATCCAGAAGGCCGTGGACGCCGCGAAGCCGGGGGACACCGTCGTCCTCTCCCCCGGCACCTACCGTGAGAGCGTCCGCATCACCACATCGAACCTGACCCTGCGGGGCTCGACCGTCTTCCCCACCGTCATCGTGCCCGGCAAGGCCGCTGCCGACGACACATGTGCCAAGGCCGGCCACGGCATCTGCGTGACCGGCAAGGACGGCAGTCCCCTCAAGCGCGTCACCGTGCGCTCGCTGACGCTCCAGGGCTTCGCCAAGAACGGCCTGTGGGCGTCGCGGACCGACCGCCTGAAGGTCCATCGGGTGACGGCCGAGAAGAACGGCAACTGGGGCATCGCCCTGGAGAGGTCCGTCCACAGTGTGCTGACCCACAACGTCGCCCGGGACAACGCGGACGCCGGACTGTTCGTGTCCAACACCACCGACACGGAGGCCGGGGCCGTCGACGCCGAGGGGACTCGGATCAGTCACAACCGTCTCTCCGGCAACCGGATCGGCATCACGGTGCGGCGCCTGCGGAACCTGACCGTCGACCGCAACGAGGCGACCGGGAACTGCGCCGCCGTGTTCGTGGTGGGCGACGAGTCCACGCCGCGCGCCGGGGCGATGAGCCTGCGCCGGAACCACATCCACTCCAACAACAAGCACTGCCCCAAGACGCCCCGACTGCCCTTCCTGCAGGGCTCGGGAATCGTCCTCACCGGCGCCGAGGAGACCCTGGTGGCGCAGAACCGGATCGAGGACAACGTGGGCACCTCGCCGCTGTCGGGCGGCATCGTGCTCTTCAAGAGCTTCGTCGGCGCCCTCAACGAACGCAACGAGATCCGCGACAACGTCGTACTTCGCAACGGCTCGGCCGACCTGGCCAACCGGGACACCGGCAAGGGCAACACCTTCAGCGGCAACACCTGTGAGGTCTCGGAGCCCGCAGGCATGTGCTGA
- a CDS encoding sortase — MRLARRGLPVALIVVALTLSAPTALAAEWDPAAGAAAGDPAAGAAAGDPAAGAAAGEAAGTVRINPRKAFPGSTVTVSTTACGKETYGKGESEVGGKFHLLPGDRKGVLVGEFQVPEEAASGTDTVTLKCPPRIKQSVTYQISGRPNGAVDAGFGWAAGAEGGGGNGTQLALGALLLGGAAAAGVVRMRRRSAGAGTSA, encoded by the coding sequence ATGCGTCTCGCACGTCGCGGTCTGCCGGTCGCCCTGATCGTCGTCGCCCTCACCCTGTCCGCCCCGACCGCCCTGGCCGCCGAATGGGACCCCGCCGCGGGAGCCGCCGCCGGGGATCCCGCCGCGGGAGCCGCCGCCGGGGATCCCGCCGCGGGAGCCGCCGCCGGGGAAGCCGCCGGCACCGTCCGGATCAACCCGCGGAAGGCGTTCCCCGGTAGCACCGTCACCGTCTCCACGACTGCCTGCGGCAAGGAGACCTACGGCAAGGGCGAGTCGGAGGTGGGTGGAAAGTTCCATCTCCTGCCGGGCGACCGGAAGGGCGTCCTGGTGGGCGAGTTCCAGGTGCCCGAGGAGGCCGCCTCCGGCACGGACACCGTGACCCTCAAGTGCCCGCCGCGGATCAAGCAGTCCGTCACGTACCAGATCTCCGGCCGCCCGAACGGTGCCGTCGACGCCGGCTTCGGCTGGGCCGCCGGGGCCGAAGGGGGTGGCGGCAACGGCACCCAGCTCGCACTGGGCGCCCTGCTGCTGGGTGGAGCGGCTGCCGCCGGAGTGGTCCGAATGCGTCGGCGTTCGGCGGGCGCGGGGACCTCGGCCTGA
- a CDS encoding phosphopantetheine-binding protein, with the protein MITTALTFDELASLMKQAAGVTVDARELEKAPDAPFSTLGLDSLGLLGIVGELENRYSVSLPTDAERCKTPAEFVGLVNNTLKTGV; encoded by the coding sequence ATGATCACCACCGCACTGACCTTCGACGAACTCGCCTCACTGATGAAGCAGGCGGCCGGAGTCACCGTCGACGCCCGGGAGCTCGAGAAGGCGCCGGACGCGCCCTTCAGCACCCTCGGCCTCGACTCGCTCGGCCTGCTCGGCATCGTCGGCGAGCTGGAGAACCGGTACAGCGTCTCGCTGCCCACCGACGCGGAGCGCTGCAAGACGCCCGCCGAGTTCGTCGGCCTCGTCAACAACACGCTCAAGACGGGAGTCTGA
- a CDS encoding cupin domain-containing protein: protein MLKQRPRIVKLSETEPNRRRGGDLRAMLTPATVGSTSGFMGLAIVQPGERIGEHYHPYSEEFVYVVSGALEVDLDGDTYALQPDQGLLIPIDMRHRFRNVGDVEARMVFHLGPLAPRPSLGHVDTEVTEDGELAAAGPHLTVHDPGQVSERSGAIE, encoded by the coding sequence ATGCTCAAGCAGCGTCCTCGCATCGTGAAACTGAGCGAGACGGAACCCAACCGCAGGCGCGGAGGTGACCTGCGGGCCATGCTGACGCCGGCCACCGTGGGTTCCACCAGCGGCTTCATGGGCCTGGCCATCGTCCAGCCCGGCGAGCGCATCGGTGAGCACTACCACCCGTACTCCGAGGAGTTCGTGTACGTCGTCTCGGGCGCGCTCGAAGTGGACCTGGACGGCGACACGTACGCGCTCCAGCCCGACCAGGGCCTCCTGATCCCCATCGACATGCGGCACCGCTTCCGCAACGTCGGTGACGTGGAGGCCCGCATGGTCTTCCACCTGGGCCCGCTCGCCCCGCGTCCGAGCCTCGGCCACGTCGACACCGAGGTCACCGAGGACGGCGAGCTCGCCGCGGCGGGGCCGCACCTGACCGTGCACGACCCGGGACAGGTGTCCGAGCGAAGCGGGGCCATCGAGTGA
- a CDS encoding FAD-dependent monooxygenase, which translates to MNRIEEAGEVGHRTPVLIVGGSLVGLSTSLFLGRLGVPHTLVERHRGTSFHPRGRGNNVRTMEVFRGAGVEQRIRDAASVLARNNGILQTPSLAGDVGEWLFKEIDPGGGVARFSPAGWCLCSQNDLEPVLLESARELGADLRYSTELMSFEQDSEGVTAQVKSRDTGEHLTIHADYLVAADGPRSPIREGLGIGHNGPGDLFHNVSITFVSRGLADIVGDRRFVVCYLTNPEADGALLPVDNQERWVFHAPWHPEKGETEEEFTDERCREHIRRAVGVPDLDVEITGRAPWHAAERVAERYAEGRVFLAGDSAHEMSPTGAFGSNTGIQDAHNLAWKLAAVLGGWAGPGLLESYDAERRPVAEATSSRASSRSVEHSHPGYAPSPGAGGPGGKKGGILNVALGYRYPQGAVHGADRELPVVPDGLRLTGEPGSRAPHMWLSRAGSRVSTLDLYERSLVLLSAAGGAGRWHTAAKRVAEQLSVPVDSYRIGDGADAELSPEGDMDWAELHGVTTDGAVLVRPDGFVAWRSEGAVADPGKALRQVLTAILGRE; encoded by the coding sequence ATGAACCGAATCGAAGAAGCCGGCGAAGTCGGTCACCGCACGCCCGTCCTCATCGTCGGCGGCTCGCTGGTAGGCCTTTCCACCTCGCTGTTCCTGGGGCGCCTCGGTGTGCCACACACCCTTGTCGAACGGCACCGGGGCACCTCGTTCCACCCGCGCGGGCGCGGCAACAACGTGCGCACGATGGAGGTGTTCCGTGGCGCCGGTGTCGAGCAGCGCATCCGCGATGCCGCGTCCGTCCTGGCGCGGAACAACGGCATCCTGCAGACACCGAGTCTGGCGGGCGATGTCGGCGAGTGGCTGTTCAAGGAGATCGATCCCGGTGGCGGGGTCGCCCGTTTCAGCCCCGCCGGATGGTGCCTCTGCAGCCAGAACGACCTCGAGCCGGTGCTCCTCGAGAGCGCTCGGGAGCTCGGCGCGGATCTGCGCTACTCCACCGAGCTGATGTCGTTCGAGCAGGACTCCGAGGGGGTGACCGCCCAGGTGAAGAGCCGTGACACGGGCGAACACCTCACGATCCACGCGGACTATCTCGTCGCGGCGGACGGCCCGCGCAGCCCCATTCGCGAAGGGCTCGGCATCGGGCACAACGGCCCGGGCGACCTGTTCCACAACGTCAGCATCACCTTCGTCTCCCGCGGCCTCGCGGACATCGTCGGCGACCGGCGCTTCGTCGTCTGCTACCTGACGAACCCGGAGGCCGACGGGGCCCTGCTGCCGGTCGACAACCAGGAGCGCTGGGTGTTCCACGCGCCCTGGCACCCCGAGAAGGGCGAGACGGAGGAAGAGTTCACCGACGAGCGATGCAGGGAGCACATCCGACGGGCCGTGGGAGTACCGGATCTCGATGTGGAGATCACGGGCAGAGCGCCCTGGCACGCCGCCGAGAGGGTCGCCGAACGGTACGCGGAGGGCCGGGTGTTCCTCGCCGGTGACTCCGCCCACGAGATGTCGCCCACGGGCGCGTTCGGCTCCAACACCGGCATCCAGGACGCGCACAACCTGGCCTGGAAGCTGGCCGCCGTCCTGGGCGGTTGGGCCGGCCCCGGTCTGCTGGAGTCCTACGACGCGGAGCGCAGGCCTGTCGCCGAGGCGACGAGTTCGCGGGCCTCGTCACGGTCGGTCGAGCACAGCCACCCCGGTTACGCCCCCTCCCCCGGAGCCGGCGGCCCCGGGGGAAAGAAGGGCGGGATCCTCAACGTGGCGCTGGGCTACCGCTACCCCCAGGGCGCGGTCCACGGTGCCGACCGGGAGCTTCCGGTCGTCCCCGACGGGCTGCGGTTGACGGGCGAGCCCGGCAGCCGGGCGCCCCACATGTGGCTGAGCCGCGCCGGCAGCCGGGTCTCCACCCTCGACCTGTACGAGCGGTCCCTGGTGCTCCTGAGTGCCGCGGGCGGCGCCGGCAGGTGGCACACCGCGGCGAAGCGCGTCGCGGAGCAGCTGTCGGTGCCGGTCGACTCGTACCGTATCGGCGACGGGGCCGACGCGGAGCTGTCCCCGGAGGGCGACATGGACTGGGCGGAGCTCCACGGCGTCACCACGGACGGTGCGGTCCTCGTCCGCCCCGACGGGTTCGTCGCCTGGCGGTCCGAAGGGGCGGTCGCGGATCCCGGAAAGGCGTTGCGGCAGGTCCTCACGGCGATCCTGGGCCGGGAGTGA
- a CDS encoding SRPBCC family protein, whose translation MSGHTDNTITIDAPLDLVWDITNDIENWPNLFSEYAALEVLSREGDSTTFRLTMHPDEAGKVWSWVSARTVDRPKRTVRARRVETGPFEHMDIRWEYEETPAGVHMRWVQDFAMKPDAPVDDDWMTDNINRNSRTQMALIRDRIEQVARDRRSASVLPG comes from the coding sequence GTGTCCGGACACACCGACAACACCATCACCATCGACGCACCGCTCGACCTCGTCTGGGACATCACCAACGACATCGAGAACTGGCCGAACCTCTTCAGCGAGTACGCCGCCCTCGAGGTGCTCTCCCGCGAGGGCGACTCCACCACCTTCCGCCTGACCATGCACCCGGACGAGGCCGGGAAGGTCTGGAGCTGGGTGTCGGCGCGCACCGTCGACCGCCCCAAGCGGACCGTCCGTGCCCGCCGCGTCGAGACCGGGCCCTTCGAGCACATGGACATCCGGTGGGAGTACGAGGAGACGCCGGCCGGCGTCCACATGCGCTGGGTGCAGGACTTCGCGATGAAGCCCGACGCCCCGGTCGACGACGACTGGATGACGGACAACATCAATCGCAACTCCCGCACACAGATGGCCCTCATCCGGGACCGTATCGAGCAGGTCGCCCGCGACCGCCGGAGCGCCTCGGTCCTGCCGGGCTGA
- a CDS encoding beta-ketoacyl-[acyl-carrier-protein] synthase family protein: protein MTRRVAVTGIGVVAPGGTGAKAFWDLLAAGRTATRGITLFDPAGLRSRIAAECDFDPTAHGLDPELSQHADRYIQFAVVAAGEAVRDSGLDTDTEDPWRVAVSLGSAVGGTTRLEHDYVLVSEGGQRWDVDHRAADPKLHMAFSPSTLASVVAEQFGARGPVQTVSTGCTSGLDAVGYAFHTIEEGRADVCIAGASDSPISPITMACFDAIKATSPDNDDPEHASRPFDDHRNGFVMGEGAAVLVLEEYEHARARGAHIYCEIGGYATFGNAYHMTGLTGEGLEMARAIDSTLDQARLDPTLIDYVNAHGSGTRQNDRHETAAVKRSLGAHAYDTPMSSIKSMVGHSLGAIGAIEVVACVLALKHQVVPPTANYETPDPECDLDYVPRTARPRKLRNVLSVGSGFGGFQSAVLLTGPGGRSR, encoded by the coding sequence GTGACCCGGCGAGTGGCCGTCACCGGTATCGGTGTGGTCGCTCCGGGCGGCACCGGAGCGAAGGCGTTCTGGGACCTCCTCGCCGCCGGCCGTACGGCGACCCGCGGCATCACCCTGTTCGACCCGGCCGGCCTGCGCTCACGCATAGCCGCCGAGTGCGACTTCGACCCGACGGCCCACGGCCTGGACCCGGAGCTGAGCCAACACGCCGACCGGTACATCCAGTTCGCCGTGGTCGCCGCGGGGGAAGCCGTACGCGACTCCGGACTCGACACCGACACGGAAGACCCCTGGCGCGTCGCCGTGTCCCTGGGCAGCGCCGTCGGCGGCACCACCCGGCTTGAACACGACTACGTCCTGGTCAGCGAGGGCGGGCAGCGGTGGGACGTGGACCATCGCGCGGCCGACCCGAAGCTGCACATGGCGTTCTCGCCGAGCACGCTCGCCTCGGTCGTGGCCGAACAGTTCGGCGCCCGCGGCCCGGTGCAGACCGTCTCCACCGGCTGCACCTCCGGCCTCGACGCCGTCGGCTACGCCTTCCACACCATCGAGGAAGGCCGGGCGGACGTCTGCATCGCCGGCGCGTCGGACTCGCCGATATCACCGATCACCATGGCCTGCTTCGACGCCATCAAGGCGACGTCGCCCGACAACGACGACCCCGAGCACGCCTCCCGGCCCTTCGACGACCACCGCAACGGCTTCGTCATGGGCGAAGGCGCGGCGGTCCTCGTCCTGGAGGAGTACGAACACGCCCGGGCCCGAGGTGCCCACATCTACTGCGAGATCGGCGGCTACGCCACCTTCGGCAACGCCTACCACATGACCGGTCTGACCGGTGAAGGGCTTGAGATGGCCCGGGCGATCGACTCCACGCTCGACCAGGCCCGGCTCGACCCCACACTGATCGACTACGTCAACGCGCACGGCTCCGGCACCCGGCAGAACGACCGGCACGAGACCGCCGCCGTGAAGCGCTCCCTGGGCGCCCACGCCTACGACACGCCCATGAGCTCCATCAAGTCCATGGTGGGGCACTCGCTGGGCGCGATCGGCGCGATAGAGGTCGTCGCCTGCGTTCTCGCCCTGAAGCACCAGGTGGTACCCCCGACGGCGAACTACGAGACCCCCGACCCCGAGTGCGACCTGGACTACGTGCCGCGCACCGCCCGCCCGCGGAAGCTGAGGAACGTGCTCTCCGTAGGCAGCGGATTCGGCGGCTTCCAGTCCGCGGTCCTCCTGACCGGGCCGGGTGGGAGGTCACGATGA
- a CDS encoding SchA/CurD-like domain-containing protein codes for MSISGRISQSAFDGSRLRVILLLDLYEGAQQQFLDAYELMCKQVASVPGHISDQLCQSIENPSQWLITSEWESAPPFLAWVNSEEHVETVKPMHSCVRDTRSMRYSILRETGPRQPLTPDRASTRQQVAARVGDGVARHALTFTVKPGSESKVAELLAGYESPKAQVDENTRLRRTSLFMHGNRVVRAVEVEGDLLAALRHVARQPEVRAVEEAINPYLEQDRDLTDPQSARVFFTRAALPAVHHVVSGRPAAGDVRRHALYYPAKEGCGMELARLLAHQDAAAADDPKSPVYGSTVFQRDDIVVRLVDLTGELDVDPVASLGLKGPGSAAELERLLDGAAIGVEGSLETERNINRLLSHADMLPITDRSSADS; via the coding sequence ATGTCCATCTCGGGACGCATTTCGCAGTCGGCGTTCGACGGCTCAAGGCTGCGGGTGATCCTGCTGCTCGATCTGTACGAAGGAGCTCAACAGCAGTTCCTGGACGCGTACGAACTCATGTGCAAGCAGGTCGCCTCCGTGCCCGGTCACATCAGTGACCAGCTCTGCCAGTCCATCGAGAACCCCTCGCAGTGGCTCATCACCAGTGAGTGGGAGAGCGCTCCGCCGTTCCTCGCCTGGGTGAACAGCGAGGAGCACGTCGAAACCGTCAAGCCGATGCACAGCTGTGTCCGGGACACCCGGTCGATGCGCTACAGCATCCTCAGGGAGACCGGTCCCCGTCAGCCGCTCACGCCCGATCGGGCATCGACGCGCCAGCAGGTGGCGGCCCGTGTCGGCGACGGTGTGGCACGCCACGCCCTCACCTTCACCGTCAAGCCGGGCTCCGAATCGAAGGTCGCGGAGCTCCTCGCCGGGTACGAGTCGCCCAAGGCCCAGGTCGACGAGAACACCCGGCTGCGCCGCACCTCGCTCTTCATGCACGGCAACCGGGTCGTACGGGCCGTGGAAGTGGAGGGCGACCTCCTCGCGGCACTGCGCCATGTCGCCCGTCAGCCCGAGGTGCGAGCCGTCGAGGAGGCCATCAACCCGTACCTGGAACAGGACCGGGACCTGACCGACCCCCAATCGGCCCGGGTCTTCTTCACCCGGGCGGCGCTCCCGGCCGTGCACCATGTGGTGTCCGGTCGGCCGGCAGCGGGCGACGTGCGGCGTCACGCGCTGTACTACCCGGCCAAGGAAGGCTGCGGGATGGAGCTGGCCCGGCTGCTCGCCCATCAGGACGCGGCCGCGGCGGACGACCCGAAGAGCCCGGTGTACGGCAGCACCGTCTTCCAGCGCGACGACATCGTGGTGCGCCTCGTCGACCTCACCGGCGAGCTCGACGTCGACCCCGTCGCCTCGCTGGGCCTCAAGGGCCCCGGGAGCGCCGCTGAGCTGGAACGACTTCTCGACGGTGCCGCGATCGGCGTCGAGGGCTCCCTGGAGACGGAGCGCAACATCAACCGCCTCCTGTCGCACGCCGACATGCTGCCCATCACCGACCGCAGCTCGGCGGATTCCTGA
- a CDS encoding TcmI family type II polyketide cyclase → MHHALIVARMAPDSAPAIADVFAASDRGELPHLVGVTRRSLFQFGDVYLHLIESERDPAPAIAKLTGHPEFRDTSEKLSAYVSAYDPKTWRSPKDAMAHCFYRWERDAGS, encoded by the coding sequence ATGCACCACGCCCTGATCGTCGCTCGCATGGCACCCGATTCGGCGCCGGCGATCGCCGATGTGTTCGCCGCCTCCGACCGCGGCGAACTCCCGCACCTGGTCGGCGTCACCCGGCGCAGCCTCTTCCAGTTCGGGGACGTCTATCTGCACCTGATCGAGTCCGAGCGGGACCCGGCGCCCGCCATCGCGAAGCTGACGGGGCACCCGGAGTTCCGGGACACCAGCGAGAAGCTGTCCGCGTACGTCAGCGCCTACGACCCGAAGACATGGCGCAGCCCCAAGGACGCCATGGCGCACTGCTTCTACCGCTGGGAGCGGGACGCCGGTTCCTGA
- a CDS encoding ketosynthase chain-length factor, which yields MSSQRPRRAVVTGIGVIAPNGLSAEAYWKSVREGLGVLDRITREGCEHLPLKVAGEVRGFDASDLIEERFLVQTDRFSHYAMAAASMALDDAGLARDDPEEPFDIGVVTAAGSGGGEFGQRELQKLWGQGSKFVGPYQSIAWFYAASTGQISIRSGFKGPCGVVASDEAGGLDALAHAARAVRRGTGAVVVGAAEAPLAPYSMVCQLGYPELSTVEDPDRAYRPFTTAACGFVPAEGGAMLVVEDETRARDRGAAVRAVVAGHAATFTGASRWEESREGLARAIRDALDEAECAPEEIDVVFADALGVPEADRAEALAIADAFGAHATRVPVTAPKTGIGRAYCGAPVLDTAAAVFAMEQGLVPPTPNVFDISHDLDLVMSRARPAELRTALVLSRGLMGSNAALVVRRGDDSAR from the coding sequence ATGAGCAGTCAGCGACCACGGCGAGCGGTTGTCACCGGGATCGGTGTGATCGCCCCCAACGGATTGAGCGCCGAGGCCTACTGGAAGTCGGTCCGGGAAGGGCTCGGCGTTCTGGACCGGATCACCCGCGAAGGGTGCGAACACCTGCCTCTCAAGGTCGCCGGGGAGGTCCGGGGCTTCGACGCCTCGGACCTCATCGAGGAGCGCTTCCTCGTCCAGACCGACCGGTTCAGCCACTACGCCATGGCCGCGGCCTCGATGGCCCTCGACGACGCCGGCCTCGCCCGGGACGACCCGGAGGAGCCCTTCGACATCGGGGTGGTCACCGCCGCCGGTTCCGGAGGCGGCGAGTTCGGACAGCGTGAGCTGCAGAAGCTCTGGGGACAGGGCTCCAAGTTCGTCGGTCCGTACCAGTCCATCGCCTGGTTCTACGCCGCGAGCACCGGCCAGATCTCCATCCGGAGCGGCTTCAAGGGGCCGTGCGGAGTGGTCGCCAGCGACGAGGCGGGCGGCCTGGACGCCCTCGCCCACGCGGCCCGGGCCGTACGGCGCGGCACGGGCGCGGTGGTCGTCGGCGCCGCCGAGGCGCCCCTCGCCCCGTACTCGATGGTGTGCCAGCTCGGATACCCCGAGCTCAGCACCGTCGAGGACCCGGACCGTGCCTACCGTCCCTTCACCACCGCCGCCTGCGGCTTCGTCCCTGCGGAGGGCGGCGCCATGCTCGTGGTGGAGGACGAGACCCGCGCCCGCGACCGGGGAGCGGCCGTCCGGGCCGTCGTGGCCGGCCATGCCGCCACGTTCACCGGCGCCTCCCGCTGGGAGGAGTCCCGCGAGGGACTCGCCCGCGCCATCCGTGACGCGCTCGACGAGGCCGAGTGCGCCCCGGAGGAGATCGACGTCGTCTTCGCCGACGCCCTGGGCGTACCGGAGGCGGACCGCGCCGAAGCGCTGGCGATCGCCGACGCCTTCGGAGCCCACGCCACCCGCGTACCCGTCACGGCGCCCAAGACCGGGATCGGCCGGGCCTACTGCGGGGCGCCCGTCCTCGACACCGCGGCCGCCGTCTTCGCGATGGAGCAGGGCCTGGTGCCCCCCACCCCCAACGTGTTCGACATCAGCCACGACCTCGACCTGGTGATGTCCCGCGCTCGCCCCGCCGAGCTGCGCACGGCCCTCGTCCTCAGCAGGGGACTCATGGGATCCAACGCGGCGCTGGTCGTGCGCCGCGGCGACGACTCCGCCCGGTAG